TGTCTCTTTTTCATAGAGCTGATCCAGCTGCCGACGCTGGGGCCACATTTTCGCTCTATCACTACGATCCGACAATTGCTGGCGGCGTGGTCTTTGCGCTGCTCTATCTCGCCACTTCAGGGCTTCACTTCTGGCAGTTGTTCCGCGCGAGATGCTGGTTCATGATTCCACTGGCTATGGGAGGCATTCGTAAGCGATACTTTCGCTTCTTTCGGGAGATTTAGAGGAAACTAACAACCATCCTCTTATAGTTGAGGTTATCGGATACGCAGCTCGAGCCAAATCAGGCGATGAGAGTCCCAACTGGACTCTTGGTCCATATATCATCCAGGCAATTCTCTTGCTCGTGGCGCCCGCTCTTTTTGCTGCGAGTATTTACATGGAGCTCGGCAGGATCGTCATCATGTCCGAGGGCGAGGGACATGTCATGATTCAAAAGAAGTGGATGACCAAGATCTTTGTCACGGGAGATGTTCTGTCTTTCTTTCTTCAAGCTGGAGGTGAGTATTTCTTACTTTCCACAATATTCCTACCAAGTCAAGCAGCATGCTAATGAGATTAGGTGGAGGATATCAAGCCGCTGGCTCGCTAGAGGCCTTGAACAACGGTGCCAAGGTCATTATTGTCGGCCTCTTTGTCCAGCTCATCTGCTTCGGCGTTTTCATCGTCATTGCTGTGTCCTTTGACCGGTCGATGCGACAGTCTCCGACAGGCCGATCACATGTGGTTCCCTGGAAGAAACACATGAAGGTGTTGTACGTCGGTAGCATGCTGATCATGGTGCGATCCGTCTTCAGGGCTGTTGAATATCTGCAAGGCTTCAATGGATACCTGTTGAGGCATGAGGCATATCTGTACATCTTTGATGCTCTCCTCATGTTTCTCGTCATGGTCTTGTTCAACTGGATTCACCCGGCTGAGATCACGGCCATTCTCGGTAACATGGGCAATTCATATGGTTACAAGATGGATTCGGTTGGGGGTCACCATCGCTTGACTGAGGAGGCTTGATGCGGGTTCGCTTTTGGAGTTGCAAACACGGTCTTGTAGGATATTCAGCGTTATTGACTGGCGCCTGAGAGTAGAGATAGACTAGAAGGATGGTTTGATGACGAATCATGGGTATCAAGGAGCTCTCTTCCCAAATAGAACATTGTATCAAAATTCGCATCCGAGACCATGTTTTCGGCCAATTCGGCGATACAACCCTCTGAGTATACTCTACAAAAGAATGATGGGCTTTCCAGCTACGAGGCTTCGAGCCATATTCCAATGCCGTCATTCGTTCACATCTGCAGGCTCGAAAATTACCACTTGCTCGAAATACCAGGCCCAGAGGCCAATACTCAAGGCAAGCCCTGGATACAAAACGGAAGATATGACTTCGTAGCCAATCCAAATGCGCTACCTGGATAGAAGAATCGCAGGCCAGGTACAAGATGTCAACAGGCTAAACAAGTCAACGCCTGTCCCCATTGGGTGAGATCCATGGTTTCCCAACTCATCTCTATCCTTGTATTTCAAGGAAACTTATGCACAATGCCGCAAGTTAAGGATTATCCTAGAAAATTCCAAAATAGACTACCTTTAGGGTATGACAAGCTTTTCTGCTGGTGtctcgtctcctccttgacgcgCATTCCAAGACCACAGGGACCCATGATATGCAGGGGACTACAAGGGACCAGGATGCTgcatgatgacgaggattgATGGAGCTAATCAAGCCACAATGCAAACTTAGCTCGGCCCTACCCACTCATCGCGTTACACAACTGTCCATTCTGGACAACGATTGGTGCGTTGATGGTCTCGTTCTTCGTTCCCCTCGTATCTCGTTCTTCTTGCCTCGTTCGTTTCTCTGATTTCGTTCCCTCTTAGACACTCGGTTCCCGCTCAGCTTTTCGTTCTTTCCCATCGTTCTCATCCTCTTTGTTTGAAGACTGGCCTCATTGGCGATGGATATGACGCAGCAGCCGACGACAGGCAGGCGAAGGCCACACAGAAAATCGAGAACGGGATGCTTTGAGTGTCGGAGGCGACGAATCAAGGTGCGTGTCGCTTTGCCACATTCTTCTTCGATTAGCTACACAGTCTAATACATGCTGCAGTGTGGTGAAGAGAGACCGGCTTGCGCGGCATGTGTTCGACACGACCATCCATGCGTCTACCCGTCTGCACAGCAAGCCACCCCCTGTCCCACACCGGCAACCGACCACCCTACTGTCCAATCTTTGGATAGTGAGGCATCATTGACATCCTCTCTTTCGGTACCCCGCCTCGCCGAGAGGGATCAGACACCCTTtccatcgtcaccgacctttgtccttgatgatctggccTTGTTACACCATTACACCCTGTCGACAAGCCTCCACATTGTCAAGTCTTCTGGTGGAGACGAGTATTGGCAAAAGGTATTCCCCCAAATTGGATTTAGGCATGCCTTTGTTATGCACGGCATCCTTGGTCTGGCAGCCTTGCATCTCGCATACAGGCAATGTGCCGAGCGAGAACGGCTTCTCTTGATCGCCGCCCACCATCACAACATGGCGTTGCAAGGGTTTCAGGAGAACATAAATCACATGACCGACGACAACAGCGATGCTCTATTCGTATGCACATTGATGAATCTTCTCCACGTCTTTGGCATGTTTGGACCGCTCTACGACGGCCCTGCCGCCGGCCGCAAGTCCCGGATCCTCGGAGCCGAGTGGATCCCCATGATCCGCGGCGTCGGCGCCGTACTGAAGCCGGTATACGAGCGAGTACGGTTTGGACCCTTGAGTCCACTGCTTGGTCTCGGTAACTGGGATGAATTGGATCCAAATGACCAAGAAGTCGCACAGGACGGTCACTTTCGCAGTATTCAGCAGGTCTGGGCTCAGACCCACGATGCAGAAGTCTACGACAAGGTATTGTACCTTCTCCGGAAATGCAACGCCTACATGAGACAATTCAAAACGATGAGTCCACAAGTTTTGGCGAAATGGGGATATAATCAGGCCTGGTCTGGGCCGTTTATCTGGCTGCACTCCAGTCCAGACGAGTTTTTTGAACTGCTGCAACAACGTCAGCCCCCTGCCTTGCTAATCTTTGCATATCTCGGCGTATTATTTCATGGTTTAAACGAGTACTGGTTCATGGATGGTTGGGGGCGGAACATGGTGGATGTGGCTAATGAGCTGTTGGGAGAATACTGGAGTCGGTGGATGGCGTGGCCAAAATCAGTGGTTGGCATTGATGCATAACCCAAGCACTGTTTCGCACGAGTAATGAATGGTAATTTTCAGCCCCGGTTATTGTGCCTCGGCGCATCTGTTTCTCGGTCGTATCAACCAAGCCCCTTGGTGGCGTCAGTTCATGAACGAGGTACGAGACTAGGTACGAGTTGGTCAATTTAGAGCTATTGTTGACTCCGCCACTCACGTACGTACTTGGCTTCTGCCAGACCGGGGTCGGGGTCCTTGCTTTATGCTTGCTCTCCCTCTTTAATGACCCCTCCCTCACATCAACTTCACATCCAATTAGGCCACTGGGCAACGAATATCGACAACAATGGCCAACAAGAAACGAGACACAATCCGATATGAGCTCGCTGACGACGAAACACCATATCTGAGCCCGGCGCCACCTTATTCTATCCCGAGGAAAGCAGTCGGCACAAGTGATCTGGCAAACGCCGCAGAACTGCCCTCCGAACCGGTATCACCAGCCTCGTCTTCTATATTCGGCGGTTTCGGCAGCAATGACGTCAAAATACGAGGTGTGCTCTCTCCTACCATTTCTATCTGTCCCTGGACTCACTGGCCTCAAAGAAGATGCTCGAGTCGACGTCGATTTCGACTCAAAGCTAGTTCGCAGCCTAACCCGCCTCTACCACGCGCCCTCTGAAAAGCATGACGAACCAAAGACGCCGTCACCAGAGTACTCTGAAGCGCAACCAAAGTTTCAGACATGGGCCACAAAGTTGAACATCGTCATTCAAGTTGTGGGGAGTCGAGGAGATGTGCAGCCCTTCATCGCGCTTGGTAATGAGCTTCAACGACACGGCCACCGCGTCCGCCTGGCAACCCACGACACATTTGAAAACTTTGTACGAGACTCTGGCCTCGAGTTTTACCCCATCGGTGGTGACCCAGCCGAGTTGATGGCGTACATGGTTAAAAACCCGGGCCTGATTCCTAGCATGAAGAGTCTCAAGGCGGGTGAAATCCAAAAGAAGCGCGATATGGTCGAGgagatgctcgagaagctgtGGTATTCATGCTTGAGACCTGATACCCTGACTGGCCAGCCTTTTGTagccaacgccatcatcgccaatcCCCCGAGTTTTGCACATATTCACTGCGCACAGGCTCTCGGTATACCGGTTCACTTGATGTTCACCATGCCTTGGAGCAGCACTAGAGCCTTCCCGCATCCCCTCGCCAATTTGAAGAACGCCGGCAGCGACCCCCAACTTGGAAACTACATCTCGTACAGCGTGGTCGAATGGCTGACGTGGCAAGGGTAAGCCGACCTCTTCTTCACTCGGAGAACCTTCTGCTAACATGTTGGACCgcaaggctgggcgatctcATCAACAAGTGGCGAAAATCGATAGATCTAGAAGAAGTGGACATGTTTGATGCTCCCATGCTCGCACAAACACTGAAAATACCCTTTACATACTGCTGGTCGCCAGCTCTTGTGCCGAAGCCGGCTGACTGGGCTTCGCATATCGGTTAGAAAACCCCAAGCAACAACCCCATACACCTGACCACCACTGACAACTAGCATGCAGACGTTTGTGGATTCTTCTTTCGCGACCCTCCTCAATACTCTCCACCAGAAGATCTCGTTCGGTTTCTCGAGGCCGGTCCGCCACCAGTCTACATCGGTTTCGGGAGCATCGTGCTAGACAACCCAGAAAAGATGATCAGCATTATACTCGAAGCTGTCCGTGTTGCTAATGCCcgcgccatcatctccaagggCTGGTCTAACCTCGCAGGCTCGGAGAGTGAGAACATATACTGGATAGGGGATTGCCCCCACGAGTGGCTCTTCCAGCACGTTGCTGCGGTAGTTCACCATGGAGGTGCGGGAACAACAGCTTGCGGGCTGAGGAACGGAAAGCCCACTACTATCGTTCCCTTTTTCGGAGAGTGAGTCACTGTAGAACGATGATACTATCAACGATTGGGATCCAGGCTAATCCTTCGCTCACAGTCAACCTTTCTGGGGCCAGATGGTGGCCAACGCAGGGGCAGGCCCCAACCCGATTCCACATGCAAAACTAACAGTGAACAATCTTTCCGAAGCCATTGTGTACTGTCTATCGCCCGAGGCTTCGGCTGCAGCTGCGTCCATCGCCGCCAGGATGGCTTCTGAAGTGGGTGTTCGTGCCGCTGTGCAGTCGTTTCACAGACACCTACCTCTCGAGCAAATCCCATGCGACTTGATCCCAAGTGAGCCGGCTGTATGGCTATATACTCATTCGAAACGACCAATCAAGTTTTCCAAGATTGCCGCAGACATTCTCCTGTCTCACAAGTCGATCGATTTCAAGCACTTGAAACTGTAAGTGTCTAGTCTCTTTGACGCCCTGGCGACTTAGCCTGCTAACTTTGTTGCCACAGACATCAGACCAACCCCATCTATATTGAAAACAAGCGATGGGACCCCATCTCTGGGGGTGCATCGGCTGTCATGGCGACAGCAACTGGCATGGCCGGTTCGATGACGGGCATCGTCACCAAGCCAGTGGAAGAGTACCAaaacgagaagaagcggcGCGCTCGCCAGATGAAAGGAACCCAGTCTGTAGTCccagccatcgaggatgagaaaGCTGGTCCTTCAGAACGGGCCTCGGGCGACTCATCCCAGCCAAACAGTGAGCAATCGGGCTCTCTGGCTGGTAGAATGGCAGGGGCATCGGCCAAGAGCATTGGAAAACTCGGTCCAACAGCTCTGAAAGGCATGGTGGTTGATATTCCTCTTGCTCTCACCGAGGGTTTGAAAGCAGTGCCACACGCCTACGGCGGCAATGTACGTGACCACGGCCCCGTGATAGACGCCAAGAGCGGGATGGTCGTGGCAGGCAAGACTTTTGCCTGGGGTTTCATAGACGGCCTGAGTGACGTCGTAACGGAGCCATACAACGGAGCCAAAAAGGAGGGTGCTCTGGGGGCTTTCAAGGGCCTTGGGAAGGGCGCCATGAGTCTGGTGACCAAGAGCGGCGCTGGCATGTTTGGGGTGTTGGCCTATCCCAGTGCCGGCATTTCCAAGAGCTTGCGGACGGCTGTGCACAGTTCGACGCGTAAAGCGATTGCCCAGGCGCTCCGAGAGGAAGGGGAGTGGATGGTGAAGAATAATGGGGATGCGGTAGATGCGAGCGCATTGATGAATGACTTTAAGAGCATTTCAAGTACTTGACTCCAATATCACAGAGGAACCCTTTTATATACACATcaatcaaggccaagattcaGATATCCTTGATCAAGTCATTAACCTCATCGCCACACAACGCTTCATGCTCGCCGTCCCTTCTAGAAAGATGATAGTGCTCATGCGAGGGTTGAGGTTTTGACATGTTCGATCAGGTTAGGTTCGTGTCCGAAAGAAGGGTATTAGTTCCAAGGCCTGACAGGAACCTGGCACTCCACCATAGTTTCCATAGGCGATGTCAGAGATGGCATAGTTTGACTAAAAGGAGTTCCCCCTTACCCAAAGGAAAATCATAGCTCATCCAGATCATTAGTCCTCGACCTTCAAGAGTAACGACACCCCTATCTTCCAGTTCACAACGTCGTTGTCGGGGCAGTTGAGAAGACCTTGGTGTAGTCATGAGTGACGAGTATGTGTATTAACGTGCTGGTATAGTGGAGATGTGATGTGtcaggccatcaaggcccaTCGAGCTAGGTCAACTAAAATACTAAACAGTGCGATTATGTTCCGGCATATTGGTTCTGTTTGTCTCCCAACTCCCCAACTCCATAGCAAAACTCAAAAAGTCAGACAGTACATTGTTACTGTTCTAGTCGACGCCACCTTCGTCTGTGGGTGGCATTTTGTCATTCTCTGGCGTTGGAGGCAGTCTCTGTCCAAGTGTCGGTGCAAGTCTATGCGTTCCGAGAGTTGGCGCCAGTCTCTGCTGTCTCAGCATTGGTGGGAGGGTGTGAGTAGGGGGGGCTGCGTCTGGCTGGTTGGCGGTAGCGGTAGCGTTGTCTTTCTCTTTGCGTGAACGCCCACGTTCCTCCTTCTTATCCTGCTTCTCAGGTTGTGGTTTAGGAGTCTTTCGTGCACCTCGCAGGGCTTCCATCAGCTTGTTtggtttcttcttctcttccttggcctgctgAGCCTTCTGTGCCGCTCGTGCAGCCTCTTTCTCTcgttgcttcttctcctctttctgCTTCTTAGCCTCCTCTTCTAGTTGGATTTTATCTGCGCTCTGGCGTTTTTCCTTGTCTGAACGCTTCGAATCACCGTTCTTTACGGGAACAGGACTCTTCACAGGAGCAGGACTCTTTACCGGAGCGGGAATCTTTACCGGAGCGGGACTCTTCACCGGAACGGGAGTCTTTGCGAGAGCAGGACTCTTTGGGGGGACAGGACTCTTGACAGGAATGGGAGGACTCTTTGTGGGGATAGGAGGACTCTTTCTGGGAAAGGGGCTCTTGACCGGAGCAGGGCTCTTTGGGGGAGGAACAGAGTCTTTTGCAGGAGCAGGAGTACCCCTTCGCTCCTTGTGTAGACTCCGGCGTGACGCTCTCCGAGCTTCTCGCTCCTCTGCATGCCTTCTTTCGTCCTCGGAGAGGTACACTCGGGAAGACCTCCGTGATGCTCTCCGTGCTTCTCGCTCCTCT
This region of Fusarium keratoplasticum isolate Fu6.1 chromosome 7, whole genome shotgun sequence genomic DNA includes:
- a CDS encoding Glyco-transf-28 domain-containing protein, yielding MALQGFQENINHMTDDNSDALFVCTLMNLLHVFGMFGPLYDGPAAGRKSRILGAEWIPMIRGVGAVLKPVYERVRFGPLSPLLGLGNWDELDPNDQEVAQDGHFRSIQQVWAQTHDAEVYDKATGQRISTTMANKKRDTIRYELADDETPYLSPAPPYSIPRKAVGTSDLANAAELPSEPVSPASSSIFGGFGSNDVKIREDARVDVDFDSKLVRSLTRLYHAPSEKHDEPKTPSPEYSEAQPKFQTWATKLNIVIQVVGSRGDVQPFIALGNELQRHGHRVRLATHDTFENFVRDSGLEFYPIGGDPAELMAYMVKNPGLIPSMKSLKAGEIQKKRDMVEEMLEKLWYSCLRPDTLTGQPFVANAIIANPPSFAHIHCAQALGIPVHLMFTMPWSSTRAFPHPLANLKNAGSDPQLGNYISYSVVEWLTWQGLGDLINKWRKSIDLEEVDMFDAPMLAQTLKIPFTYCWSPALVPKPADWASHIDVCGFFFRDPPQYSPPEDLVRFLEAGPPPVYIGFGSIVLDNPEKMISIILEAVRVANARAIISKGWSNLAGSESENIYWIGDCPHEWLFQHVAAVVHHGGAGTTACGLRNGKPTTIVPFFGDQPFWGQMVANAGAGPNPIPHAKLTVNNLSEAIVYCLSPEASAAAASIAARMASEVGVRAAVQSFHRHLPLEQIPCDLIPSEPAVWLYTHSKRPIKFSKIAADILLSHKSIDFKHLKLHQTNPIYIENKRWDPISGGASAVMATATGMAGSMTGIVTKPVEEYQNEKKRRARQMKGTQSVVPAIEDEKAGPSERASGDSSQPNSEQSGSLAGRMAGASAKSIGKLGPTALKGMVVDIPLALTEGLKAVPHAYGGNVRDHGPVIDAKSGMVVAGKTFAWGFIDGLSDVVTEPYNGAKKEGALGAFKGLGKGAMSLVTKSGAGMFGVLAYPSAGISKSLRTAVHSSTRKAIAQALREEGEWMVKNNGDAVDASALMNDFKSISST